A stretch of the Haloplanus aerogenes genome encodes the following:
- a CDS encoding DUF4326 domain-containing protein, with protein sequence MYEGWFRGNLVENNEFAKAVEKLYGERLGCWCLPQQRHGEVILEHLAGAYDS encoded by the coding sequence CTGTATGAGGGCTGGTTCCGTGGGAATCTCGTCGAGAACAATGAGTTCGCCAAGGCTGTCGAAAAGTTGTACGGCGAACGGCTGGGGTGTTGGTGCCTGCCGCAGCAGCGCCACGGCGAGGTGATCCTCGAGCATCTCGCCGGAGCGTACGATTCGTAG
- a CDS encoding DUF6517 family protein yields MPDRHGPLRTPIGWFTERVNGGAISEGAVVAYGDDLGLEEVELPFLEGFGPVPGEQVSILAPAGIRGDGEVDPGDLLVLVPGSGSRSDEISVNEGSFYEGPVSSFFPYRTWLHQDTPFEPSERWWPKRYDSSSMYEGEGKVLLAVGDQEPAEVFSAADTGNNPFDTGNNPFNTGNNPFDTGNNPFLVGISGNRFVAITLGQPFVPAELFDAGQPAPLGGATFGMGVLSTPNASVAGESANPLVGVETKALLQREETRRMLRRAGVTDADEVEWISGPTAVSDIQGEIEITLLEEKTQLESFQGVVSGENGPWWVAVHVARVTVDDYVVAAGVQRAPLGTAKTAAKKGDTTLGPAREYMAQAVDRLVVK; encoded by the coding sequence ATGCCCGACAGACACGGTCCGCTCCGCACTCCCATCGGGTGGTTCACCGAGCGGGTCAACGGCGGTGCCATCAGCGAGGGCGCAGTTGTTGCCTACGGAGATGATCTCGGTCTTGAGGAAGTCGAACTGCCGTTTCTAGAAGGGTTCGGCCCAGTCCCAGGGGAGCAGGTGAGTATCCTCGCACCCGCTGGCATCCGCGGCGACGGTGAGGTTGACCCCGGCGACCTGCTGGTACTCGTCCCTGGATCTGGGTCCCGTAGCGACGAGATTTCCGTCAACGAGGGCTCGTTCTATGAGGGCCCTGTCTCCTCGTTTTTCCCCTATCGAACCTGGCTCCACCAAGACACCCCGTTCGAACCGAGCGAACGCTGGTGGCCGAAGCGGTACGACTCCTCCTCGATGTATGAGGGGGAGGGAAAAGTGCTGCTCGCGGTCGGGGACCAAGAGCCGGCGGAGGTGTTCAGTGCTGCCGACACGGGGAACAATCCATTCGATACGGGAAATAACCCGTTCAACACAGGGAACAATCCGTTCGACACGGGGAACAACCCCTTCCTAGTTGGGATCTCTGGAAATCGGTTCGTCGCGATCACTCTCGGGCAACCATTCGTCCCTGCCGAACTGTTCGACGCTGGCCAGCCGGCTCCACTGGGTGGTGCTACCTTCGGGATGGGTGTCCTGTCGACGCCGAATGCTTCGGTCGCCGGGGAGTCGGCCAACCCGTTGGTCGGGGTCGAAACGAAAGCGTTGCTCCAGCGTGAGGAGACTCGGCGAATGCTCAGGCGAGCCGGTGTCACCGACGCCGACGAGGTGGAATGGATCTCCGGACCGACGGCAGTCTCCGACATCCAAGGCGAGATAGAGATCACACTCCTCGAGGAGAAAACTCAACTGGAGAGCTTCCAGGGCGTCGTCAGTGGTGAGAACGGGCCGTGGTGGGTCGCCGTCCATGTCGCCCGTGTCACGGTCGACGACTACGTCGTGGCCGCTGGGGTGCAGCGTGCGCCGCTCGGAACAGCGAAGACAGCTGCGAAGAAGGGCGACACGACGCTTGGGCCCGCACGGGAGTATATGGCGCAGGCCGTCGATCGGTTGGTCGTCAAGTAG
- a CDS encoding transcription initiation factor IIB gives MAKTAIYERSFDEESGKTIATKTCPECAGTLVTESAEVSCADCGLVIDEYLLDHRPDWNVFDRDTDSERTGAPLTPTRHDWGLSSEIGYGGDAQGTPLSGAKRRQIARLRQQHQRAQWQTTAERNLAYACSEIRRMAGALDLPRSVCEEASLLYRRAQRKRLIRGRSIEMLAAGSLYATCRCRGYPRTIAEVAEVTHCDQPRVARSYRVLNTELGLDAQLVTPMKQLSRFAAECEASADVRHRARELACLAEEHGLANGRHPAGVAAACLYVAGLDCHVNYTQVELAEIAGVTPVTLRDRYYELRDVLSAEPTDGTTSS, from the coding sequence ATGGCCAAGACAGCAATCTACGAGCGTAGTTTCGATGAAGAGAGTGGCAAGACAATTGCGACGAAGACCTGTCCGGAATGTGCAGGCACCCTCGTCACGGAGAGTGCGGAAGTCAGTTGTGCGGACTGTGGACTCGTTATCGACGAGTATCTCCTCGATCACCGACCTGACTGGAACGTATTCGACCGCGATACTGATTCCGAGCGAACGGGTGCACCACTAACACCGACCCGTCACGACTGGGGCCTCTCGAGTGAGATTGGCTACGGTGGTGATGCACAGGGAACGCCACTATCGGGAGCGAAGCGTCGGCAGATTGCCCGGCTACGACAACAGCATCAGCGGGCACAGTGGCAAACCACAGCAGAGCGGAACCTCGCCTACGCCTGCAGCGAAATCAGGCGGATGGCGGGTGCCCTTGATCTTCCGAGATCCGTATGTGAGGAAGCCAGTCTCCTCTATCGGAGGGCACAGCGAAAGCGACTCATCCGCGGTCGATCAATCGAGATGCTGGCGGCAGGCAGCCTGTACGCGACCTGTCGCTGCCGAGGCTATCCGCGCACGATTGCCGAAGTCGCGGAGGTGACCCACTGTGACCAGCCACGTGTCGCACGTAGTTACCGGGTACTGAACACCGAACTCGGGCTAGACGCTCAACTCGTTACGCCAATGAAGCAACTCTCACGATTCGCGGCCGAATGTGAGGCCTCAGCGGATGTCCGGCATCGAGCCCGTGAACTCGCATGCCTGGCGGAGGAACACGGGCTTGCCAATGGCCGGCATCCAGCAGGTGTCGCCGCAGCGTGTCTGTACGTCGCCGGTCTGGACTGTCACGTCAACTACACACAGGTAGAACTCGCAGAGATTGCAGGCGTGACTCCAGTAACCCTTCGCGACCGCTATTATGAACTCCGAGACGTACTCAGTGCGGAACCAACAGACGGGACTACTTCTTCGTGA
- a CDS encoding HalOD1 output domain-containing protein: MDVTEEVSQFEFDLSTVRPSVAVVEALADAEHVDSAELFKEGTTLYEYINPDALNRLFTGPQSDTVDVSFTINKIDVQIRGDGTIEIEKTR; encoded by the coding sequence ATGGATGTTACAGAGGAAGTGTCTCAATTTGAGTTCGATCTGTCTACAGTGCGGCCGAGTGTTGCGGTAGTCGAAGCGCTTGCTGACGCAGAACACGTCGATTCAGCGGAACTCTTCAAGGAGGGAACCACGCTCTACGAGTATATCAATCCGGACGCCCTCAATAGACTGTTCACAGGCCCGCAGTCGGATACTGTCGACGTATCCTTTACCATCAACAAAATCGATGTACAGATACGGGGAGACGGAACCATCGAAATTGAAAAGACGCGCTAA
- a CDS encoding VanZ family protein: protein MNRVPAPLLPAWTRWGSVLAVAGIIGYFSVVATAPAPPQPGSLWDKKLHFVAYAGLALTLAYATAPPHSRGFKRAGLVLVTAIGYGVLVELIQAPLSNRYFALLDVLANIVGALLGMIWFGIERRLRYIPVPDANL, encoded by the coding sequence ATGAATCGCGTTCCTGCTCCGCTGCTGCCGGCATGGACACGCTGGGGGAGCGTACTCGCTGTAGCCGGAATCATTGGCTATTTTTCGGTCGTGGCAACCGCACCAGCCCCACCCCAACCAGGATCGCTCTGGGACAAGAAGCTGCATTTTGTGGCTTATGCAGGGCTCGCGCTGACACTGGCCTATGCGACGGCACCGCCTCACTCACGTGGATTCAAACGGGCGGGACTTGTCCTTGTCACGGCCATCGGCTATGGGGTGCTGGTCGAGTTGATTCAGGCCCCTCTCTCCAACCGCTACTTTGCACTCCTCGATGTACTTGCTAATATCGTCGGGGCACTCCTTGGGATGATCTGGTTCGGTATTGAACGGCGACTCCGATACATCCCTGTCCCGGATGCCAATCTCTGA